A window from Mangifera indica cultivar Alphonso chromosome 2, CATAS_Mindica_2.1, whole genome shotgun sequence encodes these proteins:
- the LOC123208553 gene encoding uncharacterized protein LOC123208553 — MEARVRGGVDRYHLRPQVQALTISGTPPKIEKKRMLEKLRKKQRTSPVNLAESRPWADLPKELLEIFSKSNNLNVADFLNFGKVCRSWRLFYSETKNTFMASKPPLVIYIPTRAKKSCYFYEITSLDTFKTKLPSLARNFCIGLSNGYLIMEDILTNVWVINPITGHELRYPRLFEAPNYLCCPDRAAFASIGDAKDNFLLAVLSPVYHTLMFFVSRVNRWQEFSFKGKTWSIMDIVVFGGRIFCITSEYQIGVLSVKTCEVILLNLKGLPQLSDVQHVRFVASKNQLLIVDFSLRTYHLELYTINFFKMEWVKVNHLRDEHEAIFLSEMSSRLNNTKKWGGESNCLYYLPFMDNTCYISSLKGEIMGHFPIVKQQVALRMNGWYFPDQCFSIENVRDE, encoded by the exons atggAAGCGAGAGTGAGAGGCGGCGTTGATCGTTATCATCTTCGACCACAAGTGCAAGCATTAACAATCTCAG GCACACCACccaaaatagagaagaaaagaatgCTCGAAAAATTGAGGAAGAAACAAAGAACATCTCCTGTCAACCTTGCAGAGTCAAGACCATGGGCTGATCTTCCTAAGGAACTTCTTGAAATCTTCTCTAAATCTAACAATCTGAATGTTGCAGATTTTCTCAACTTTGGCAAAGTTTGTAGAAGCTGGAGATTGTTTTATTCGGAAACCAAGAACACATTCATGGCTTCAAAACCACCTCTTGTCATATATATTCCAACTCGAGCTAAGAAATCTTGTTATTTCTACGAAATAACTTCTTTAGACACATTTAAAACTAAGCTTCCTTCCCTTGCTCGCAATTTCTGTATTGGTCTTTCAAATGGATATTTAATCATGGAAGATATTCTTACTAATGTTTGGGTCATCAATCCTATCACAGGCCATGAGCTCAGATACCCTCGTTTGTTTGAAGCTCCTAATTATTTGTGTTGCCCTGACCGTGCTGCGTTTGCTTCCATAGGAGATGCCAAAGATAATTTTCTTCTTGCAGTTCTTTCTCCAGTGTATCACACATTGATGTTCTTTGTCTCTAGAGTGAACAGATGGCAAGAGTTCTCTTTTAAAGGGAAAACTTGGTCTATTATGGACATTGTGGTTTTCGGTGGAAGGATTTTTTGTATTACAAGTGAGTATCAAATTGGTGTTCTAAGTGTCAAAACTTGTGAGGTGATTCTTCTAAATCTAAAAGGCTTACCTCAATTGAGCGATGTTCAACATGTGAGGTTCGTGGCTTCAAAGAACCAACTATTGATTGTTGATTTCTCTCTGAGGACTTACCACCTTGAATTGTACACAATAAATTTCTTTAAGATGGAATGGGTTAAGGTGAACCATTTGAGAGATGAACATGAAGCTATTTTCCTTAGTGAAATGTCTTCAAGATTGAACAATACAAAGAAGTGGGGAGGAGAAAGCAACTGTCTTTATTACTTGCCCTTTATGGACAATACTTGTtacatatctagtttgaaaggggAGATTATGGGACATTTTCCGATTGTGAAACAACAAGTTGCTCTCCGAATGAATGGTTGGTATTTCCCCGACCAATGTTTTAGCATAGAAAATGTGAGGGATGAATAA